A genomic segment from Nicotiana tabacum cultivar K326 chromosome 7, ASM71507v2, whole genome shotgun sequence encodes:
- the LOC107790348 gene encoding 1-deoxy-D-xylulose-5-phosphate synthase, chloroplastic isoform X1 has protein sequence MALCNYAVPGILNRTVASDYSKQSPLFSELFHGTDLQYQFQHKLTQVKKRSRGVQASLSERGEYYAQRPPTPLLDTINYPIHMKNLSVKELKQLAEELRSDTIFNVSKTGGHLGSSLGVVELTVALHYVFNTPQDRILWDVGHQSYPHKILTGRRGKMSTLRQTDGLAGFTKRSESEYDCFGTGHSSTTISAGLGMAVGRDLKGKNNNVIAVIGDGAMTAGQAYEAMNNAGYLDSDMIVILNDNRQVSLPTATLDGPAPPVGALSSALSRLQSNRPLRELREVAKGVTKQIGGPMHELAAKVDEYARGMISGSGSTLFEELGLYYIGPVDGHNIDDLISILKEVRSTKTTGPVLIHVITEKGRGYPYAERAADKYHGVAKFDPATGKQFKVSAKTQSYTTYFAEALIAEAEADKDIVAIHAAMGGGTGMNLFHRRFPTRCFDVGIAEQHAVTFAAGLACEGLKPFCAIYSSFLQRAYDQAMHDVDLQKLPVRFAMDRAGLVGADGPTHCGAFDVTFMACLPNMVVMAPSDETELFHMVATAAAIDDRPSCFRYPRGNGIGVELPVGNKGTPLEVGKGRILVEGERVALLGYGSAVQNCLAAAAVLETRGLQVTVADARFCKPLDGALIRSLAKSHEVLITVEEGSIGGFGSHVAQFMALDGLLDGKLKWRPIVLPDRYIDHGSPADQLAEAGLTPSHIAATVFNILGQTREALEVMT, from the exons ATGGCTTTGTGCAACTATGCAGTTCCAGGTATTTTGAACAGGACAGTGGCTTCAGATTACTCAAAGCAGAGTCCTTTATTCTCTGAATTGTTTCATGGAACAGATCTGCAGTATCAGTTCCAACACAAACTTACTCAG GTCAAGAAAAGGTCACGTGGGGTTCAGGCATCTTTGTCAGAAAGAGGAGAATACTATGCACAGAGACCACCAACACCTCTTTTGGACACTATCAACTATCCCATTCATATGAAAAATCTTTCTGTAAAG GAACTTAAACAACTAGCAGAAGAACTAAGATCAGATACAATTTTCAATGTATCAAAGACTGGAGGTCACCTTGGCTCAAGTCTTGGTGTTGTTGAGCTTACAGTTGCTCTTCATTATGTCTTCAATACACCCCAAGATAGGATACTATGGGATGTTGGTCATCAG TCTTATCCTCACAAAATCTTGACTGGTAGAAGAGGGAAGATGTCAACACTTAGACAGACAGATGGACTAGCTGGATTTACTAAGCGGTCGGAGAGTGAATATGATTGCTTTGGCACCGGCCACAGTTCAACCACCATCTCAGCAGGCTTAG GGATGGCTGTTGGAAGAGATCTGAAAGGAAAGAATAACAATGTTATAGCTGTAATAGGTGATGGTGCGATGACAGCAGGTCAAGCTTATGAAGCCATGAATAATGCCGGTTACCTAGACTCTGATATGATTGTTATTTTGAACGACAATAGACAAGTTTCGTTACCTACTGCTACTCTAGACGGGCCAGCCCCTCCCGTTGGAGCTCTAAGCAGTGCTTTGAGCAGGTTGCAATCTAATAGACCTCTCAGAGAACTAAGAGAAGTCGCTAAG GGAGTTACTAAGCAGATTGGTGGACCTATGCATGAGCTTGCTGCAAAAGTTGATGAATATGCTCGTGGGATGATCAGTGGTTCCGGATCaacattgtttgaagaacttggacTTTATTATATTGGTCCTGTGGATGGTCACAACATTGACGATCTTATTTCGATTCTTAAAGAAGTTAGAAGTACTAAAACAACAGGTCCAGTACTTATCCATGTTATCACCGAGAAAGGCAGAGGTTATCCATATGCCGAGAGAGCTGCAGACAAGTATCACG GAGTAGCCAAGTTTGATCCAGCCACAGGAAAGCAATTCAAAGTCAGTGCCAAGACTCAGTCCTATACGACGTACTTTGCGGAGGCTTTAattgcagaagcagaagcagataAGGATATTGTTGCAATCCATGCCGCTATGGGTGGTGGGACTGGTATGAACCTATTCCACCGTCGCTTCCCAACGCGGTGTTTTGATGTTGGAATAGCAGAACAGCATGCTGTAACCTTTGCTGCTGGTTTGGCTTGTGAAGGCCTCAAACCTTTTTGTGCAATTTATTCATCTTTCTTGCAAAGGGCTTATGACCAGGCAA TGCATGATGTTGACTTGCAAAAGCTGCCAGTGAGATTTGCAATGGACAGAGCTGGACTTGTTGGAGCAGATGGTCCGACGCATTGTGGTGCATTTGATGTTACCTTCATGGCGTGTCTTCCTAACATGGTAGTAATGGCTCCTTCCGATGAAACGGAGCTATTTCACATGGTAGCAACTGCTGCTGCCATTGATGACAGACCAAGTTGTTTCAGATACCCAAGAGGAAATGGGATCGGTGTAGAGCTTCCGGTTGGAAACAAAGGCACTCCCCTTGAG GTCGGTAAAGGCAGGATATTGGTTGAAGGCGAGAGAGTGGCTCTACTAGGATATGGCTCAGCAGTACAGAACTGTTTGGCTGCAGCTGCTGTGTTAGAAACCCGTGGTTTACAAGTAACAGTTGCAGATGCACGCTTCTGCAAACCACTGGACGGTGCGCTCATAAGGAGCCTCGCAAAATCACACGAGGTGCTTATCACCGTTGAAGAAGGATCAATTGGAGGTTTCGGGTCTCATGTTGCTCAGTTTATGGCCTTAGATGGACTTCTTGATGGCAAGTTAAAG TGGAGGCCGATAGTACTTCCTGATCGATACATTGACCACGGATCTCCTGCAGATCAATTGGCAGAAGCTGGTCTTACGCCATCTCACATTGCAGCAACAGTGTTTAACATTCTTGGACAAACCAGAGAAGCTCTAGAGGTTATGACATAA
- the LOC107790348 gene encoding 1-deoxy-D-xylulose-5-phosphate synthase, chloroplastic (The RefSeq protein has 2 substitutions compared to this genomic sequence) has product MALCAYAVPGILNRTVASDYSKQSPLFSELFHGTDLQYQFQHKLTQVKKRSRGVQASLSERGEYYAQRPPTPLLDTINYPIHMKNLSVKELKQLAEELRSDTIFNVSKTGGHLGSSLGVVELTVALHYVFNTPQDRILWDVGHQSYPHKILTGRRGKMSTLRQTDGLAGFTKRSESVYDCFGTGHSSTTISAGLGMAVGRDLKGKNNNVIAVIGDGAMTAGQAYEAMNNAGYLDSDMIVILNDNRQVSLPTATLDGPAPPVGALSSALSRLQSNRPLRELREVAKGVTKQIGGPMHELAAKVDEYARGMISGSGSTLFEELGLYYIGPVDGHNIDDLISILKEVRSTKTTGPVLIHVITEKGRGYPYAERAADKYHGVAKFDPATGKQFKVSAKTQSYTTYFAEALIAEAEADKDIVAIHAAMGGGTGMNLFHRRFPTRCFDVGIAEQHAVTFAAGLACEGLKPFCAIYSSFLQRAYDQVVHDVDLQKLPVRFAMDRAGLVGADGPTHCGAFDVTFMACLPNMVVMAPSDETELFHMVATAAAIDDRPSCFRYPRGNGIGVELPVGNKGTPLEVGKGRILVEGERVALLGYGSAVQNCLAAAAVLETRGLQVTVADARFCKPLDGALIRSLAKSHEVLITVEEGSIGGFGSHVAQFMALDGLLDGKLKWRPIVLPDRYIDHGSPADQLAEAGLTPSHIAATVFNILGQTREALEVMT; this is encoded by the exons ATGGCTTTGTGCAACTATGCAGTTCCAGGTATTTTGAACAGGACAGTGGCTTCAGATTACTCAAAGCAGAGTCCTTTATTCTCTGAATTGTTTCATGGAACAGATCTGCAGTATCAGTTCCAACACAAACTTACTCAG GTCAAGAAAAGGTCACGTGGGGTTCAGGCATCTTTGTCAGAAAGAGGAGAATACTATGCACAGAGACCACCAACACCTCTTTTGGACACTATCAACTATCCCATTCATATGAAAAATCTTTCTGTAAAG GAACTTAAACAACTAGCAGAAGAACTAAGATCAGATACAATTTTCAATGTATCAAAGACTGGAGGTCACCTTGGCTCAAGTCTTGGTGTTGTTGAGCTTACAGTTGCTCTTCATTATGTCTTCAATACACCCCAAGATAGGATACTATGGGATGTTGGTCATCAG TCTTATCCTCACAAAATCTTGACTGGTAGAAGAGGGAAGATGTCAACACTTAGACAGACAGATGGACTAGCTGGATTTACTAAGCGGTCGGAGAGTGAATATGATTGCTTTGGCACCGGCCACAGTTCAACCACCATCTCAGCAGGCTTAG GGATGGCTGTTGGAAGAGATCTGAAAGGAAAGAATAACAATGTTATAGCTGTAATAGGTGATGGTGCGATGACAGCAGGTCAAGCTTATGAAGCCATGAATAATGCCGGTTACCTAGACTCTGATATGATTGTTATTTTGAACGACAATAGACAAGTTTCGTTACCTACTGCTACTCTAGACGGGCCAGCCCCTCCCGTTGGAGCTCTAAGCAGTGCTTTGAGCAGGTTGCAATCTAATAGACCTCTCAGAGAACTAAGAGAAGTCGCTAAG GGAGTTACTAAGCAGATTGGTGGACCTATGCATGAGCTTGCTGCAAAAGTTGATGAATATGCTCGTGGGATGATCAGTGGTTCCGGATCaacattgtttgaagaacttggacTTTATTATATTGGTCCTGTGGATGGTCACAACATTGACGATCTTATTTCGATTCTTAAAGAAGTTAGAAGTACTAAAACAACAGGTCCAGTACTTATCCATGTTATCACCGAGAAAGGCAGAGGTTATCCATATGCCGAGAGAGCTGCAGACAAGTATCACG GAGTAGCCAAGTTTGATCCAGCCACAGGAAAGCAATTCAAAGTCAGTGCCAAGACTCAGTCCTATACGACGTACTTTGCGGAGGCTTTAattgcagaagcagaagcagataAGGATATTGTTGCAATCCATGCCGCTATGGGTGGTGGGACTGGTATGAACCTATTCCACCGTCGCTTCCCAACGCGGTGTTTTGATGTTGGAATAGCAGAACAGCATGCTGTAACCTTTGCTGCTGGTTTGGCTTGTGAAGGCCTCAAACCTTTTTGTGCAATTTATTCATCTTTCTTGCAAAGGGCTTATGACCAG GTAGTGCATGATGTTGACTTGCAAAAGCTGCCAGTGAGATTTGCAATGGACAGAGCTGGACTTGTTGGAGCAGATGGTCCGACGCATTGTGGTGCATTTGATGTTACCTTCATGGCGTGTCTTCCTAACATGGTAGTAATGGCTCCTTCCGATGAAACGGAGCTATTTCACATGGTAGCAACTGCTGCTGCCATTGATGACAGACCAAGTTGTTTCAGATACCCAAGAGGAAATGGGATCGGTGTAGAGCTTCCGGTTGGAAACAAAGGCACTCCCCTTGAG GTCGGTAAAGGCAGGATATTGGTTGAAGGCGAGAGAGTGGCTCTACTAGGATATGGCTCAGCAGTACAGAACTGTTTGGCTGCAGCTGCTGTGTTAGAAACCCGTGGTTTACAAGTAACAGTTGCAGATGCACGCTTCTGCAAACCACTGGACGGTGCGCTCATAAGGAGCCTCGCAAAATCACACGAGGTGCTTATCACCGTTGAAGAAGGATCAATTGGAGGTTTCGGGTCTCATGTTGCTCAGTTTATGGCCTTAGATGGACTTCTTGATGGCAAGTTAAAG TGGAGGCCGATAGTACTTCCTGATCGATACATTGACCACGGATCTCCTGCAGATCAATTGGCAGAAGCTGGTCTTACGCCATCTCACATTGCAGCAACAGTGTTTAACATTCTTGGACAAACCAGAGAAGCTCTAGAGGTTATGACATAA